The Flammeovirgaceae bacterium genome contains a region encoding:
- the der gene encoding ribosome biogenesis GTPase Der, translating to MANIVAIVGRPNVGKSTLFNRLIEKRQAIMDDIAGVTRDRHYGYAEWTGKFFTVIDTGGYVTGSEDKFETEIRKQVAMALDEATAVIFVVDCKDGLTGYDKDFANIIRKSKKPVFVAANKADTPEKSAYAAEFYELGLGEVYPISAENGGGTGELLDDLVKIFPSEGVEDPNAGIPKISILGRPNVGKSSLLNALLGTERSIVTDEAGTTRDAIHSHYKLYGKNFILIDTAGIRKKSKVKDDIEFYSVLRSLRALEESDVCIVVLDAERKMESQDVNIISLAHRQGKGIVIMVNKWDLIEKDSKTADTYKKDILEKLAPIDYIPIIFASALNKQRIFQVIEKAVKVYENKTIKIPTSRLNEALLPEIERYPPPAIKGKFIQIKYITQVNARFPSFALFCNLPQYIQPAYERYLENKLREHFDFEGVPVRLIFKKK from the coding sequence CAACCGGCTGATTGAAAAGCGGCAGGCGATCATGGACGACATTGCCGGGGTTACGCGCGACCGCCACTATGGGTATGCCGAATGGACCGGAAAGTTTTTTACAGTAATTGACACCGGAGGGTACGTAACCGGCTCGGAAGATAAATTCGAAACAGAGATACGCAAGCAGGTAGCCATGGCTCTTGACGAAGCCACCGCAGTAATTTTTGTCGTTGATTGTAAGGATGGATTAACCGGGTATGATAAGGATTTTGCCAACATCATCCGCAAATCAAAAAAGCCCGTTTTTGTTGCCGCCAACAAAGCCGATACCCCTGAGAAGTCGGCCTATGCGGCCGAGTTTTACGAGTTAGGGTTGGGCGAAGTGTACCCTATATCGGCCGAGAACGGTGGCGGAACCGGTGAACTGCTGGATGACCTGGTGAAGATTTTCCCCTCAGAAGGTGTGGAGGATCCGAATGCCGGCATCCCGAAAATTTCCATCCTGGGCAGGCCCAACGTAGGCAAATCCTCGCTGCTGAATGCCCTGCTGGGTACTGAGCGGAGCATCGTAACTGATGAGGCCGGCACTACCCGCGATGCCATCCACTCGCACTACAAGCTGTATGGCAAAAACTTCATCCTGATTGATACGGCCGGCATTCGTAAAAAATCAAAGGTAAAAGATGACATTGAGTTTTACTCGGTGCTGCGTTCGCTAAGGGCGCTGGAAGAAAGCGATGTGTGCATTGTGGTACTCGATGCTGAACGTAAAATGGAGTCGCAGGATGTGAACATCATCAGCCTGGCCCACCGGCAGGGCAAGGGCATCGTTATCATGGTAAACAAATGGGATTTGATTGAAAAAGACTCAAAAACAGCCGATACCTATAAAAAGGACATACTGGAAAAACTGGCCCCCATCGACTACATACCCATTATTTTCGCTTCAGCCCTTAATAAGCAGCGCATTTTTCAGGTTATCGAAAAGGCCGTGAAGGTGTATGAGAACAAAACCATCAAAATCCCTACATCGCGCCTGAATGAGGCTTTGTTGCCGGAAATTGAGCGCTACCCCCCTCCGGCCATCAAGGGCAAGTTTATTCAGATTAAATACATCACCCAGGTTAATGCGCGGTTTCCATCGTTTGCGTTGTTTTGCAACCTGCCCCAGTATATCCAGCCGGCTTACGAACGTTATCTGGAAAATAAGTTACGGGAGCATTTCGACTTTGAAGGGGTACCCGTCCGGCTGATTTTCAAGAAAAAATAA
- a CDS encoding SprT-like domain-containing protein, whose translation MPEFSLEKILVANLPEKAVAYCFELWRKKPFRFILSKSRHSKAGDFSARHAGYTITINRDLNRYQFLITYIHEVAHLLTHKKFGRSVTPHGQEWKKEFKQLMQPLLTTEVFPPSILNPLITHLENPKASTFSDPALTKELRLYDSTPSAVVVLDHLAAGSLFKLRGQLFKKGELRRTRFYCHEIKTNRKYLIPRLALVEQVQPV comes from the coding sequence ATGCCCGAGTTCAGCCTAGAAAAAATCCTGGTTGCCAACCTGCCCGAAAAGGCCGTAGCGTATTGCTTTGAACTCTGGAGAAAAAAGCCATTCCGTTTTATACTCAGCAAATCGCGGCACTCCAAAGCAGGCGATTTCTCAGCCCGGCACGCTGGTTATACTATTACCATTAACCGTGATCTGAACCGGTACCAGTTTCTTATCACCTACATTCACGAAGTCGCCCACCTTCTGACTCACAAAAAATTCGGGCGAAGCGTTACCCCTCATGGCCAGGAGTGGAAAAAAGAATTTAAACAACTCATGCAGCCGCTATTAACCACCGAAGTTTTTCCACCTTCTATACTGAACCCCCTGATCACCCACCTGGAAAATCCAAAGGCTTCTACCTTTTCCGATCCGGCATTAACAAAGGAACTCCGGCTGTACGATTCAACACCCTCAGCGGTTGTTGTGTTAGACCATCTTGCTGCGGGGAGCCTGTTTAAACTTCGGGGCCAGTTATTTAAAAAAGGAGAATTACGCAGAACACGGTTCTATTGTCATGAAATAAAGACCAATCGCAAGTACCTGATACCCCGATTAGCTTTGGTTGAACAGGTTCAACCGGTATGA
- the nagB gene encoding glucosamine-6-phosphate deaminase → MISYNPEKIPVKIFSSSEEASVFVAGEIAALIKSRQREKKPCVLGLATGSTPTRVYDELVMLHKKKGLSFKNVYTFNLDEYYPMHPDSLQSYVRFMREYLFDHIDIPAKNIHIPDGTVPKEKVAAFCRSYEKKIQDLGGIDVQILGIGRTGHIGFNEPGSTEKSFTRLITLDHVTRMDAASDFFGEENVPRKAITMGVGTILKAKRIILMAWGEGKASIIQKAVEGPVTDQNPSSFLQYHPNALVVLDEASSSELTKIKTPWLLDEVEKWNDKLVRKAVVWLSQKVNKPVLKLTNNDYTEHGMGDIITEYGSAYQVNIKIFNELQHTITGWPGGKPNADDTHRPERAKPFPKRVVIFSPHPDDDVISMGGTFIRLVDQGHEVHVAYQTSGNIAVFDDDVIRFADFVNDFSESFKLNKSASEKLLKQITATLKKKKPAQVDSPEVMQIKGLIRRGEAKAACRYVGIPESNIHFLDMPFYETGKVKKKPLGEEDISIIVDLLEKIKPHQIYAAGDLSDPHGTHRVCLAAIYRAIERLKKKTWMKQCYVWLYRGAWQEWDIDQIEMAVPLSPDELLRKRKAIFKHQSQKDSALFPGTDQREFWVRAEDRNHATAAAYNKLGLADYEAMEAFVRYKF, encoded by the coding sequence ATGATTTCATATAACCCTGAAAAGATTCCTGTAAAAATTTTTTCATCTTCCGAAGAAGCCTCCGTATTCGTGGCCGGTGAAATTGCTGCGCTAATCAAATCGCGCCAGCGCGAAAAGAAGCCGTGCGTACTTGGCCTGGCCACCGGCTCAACACCAACACGCGTGTACGATGAGTTGGTGATGCTTCACAAAAAGAAGGGCCTCAGTTTTAAAAACGTGTACACCTTTAACCTGGATGAGTACTACCCCATGCACCCGGATTCGCTGCAAAGCTATGTACGGTTTATGCGCGAGTACCTGTTCGATCACATCGACATACCGGCAAAGAATATTCACATTCCGGATGGCACTGTGCCAAAAGAAAAGGTGGCCGCATTTTGCAGGAGCTATGAAAAGAAAATCCAGGATTTGGGCGGCATTGATGTTCAGATCCTCGGCATTGGCCGCACCGGCCACATTGGTTTTAACGAGCCCGGCTCTACCGAAAAATCGTTTACCCGCCTCATTACCCTCGACCATGTTACTCGCATGGATGCGGCCAGCGATTTCTTTGGCGAAGAAAATGTTCCTCGCAAAGCCATTACCATGGGCGTGGGTACCATCCTGAAAGCCAAACGCATTATTCTGATGGCCTGGGGCGAAGGCAAAGCGTCCATTATCCAGAAAGCCGTAGAAGGGCCGGTTACCGATCAAAACCCTTCATCGTTTTTGCAATACCACCCGAATGCACTGGTGGTGCTGGATGAGGCCTCGTCCTCCGAACTCACCAAAATCAAAACACCCTGGCTGCTGGATGAGGTGGAGAAGTGGAATGATAAACTTGTTCGCAAAGCTGTGGTGTGGCTTAGTCAAAAAGTAAATAAGCCGGTGCTCAAACTTACCAACAACGATTACACCGAGCACGGCATGGGCGACATCATAACAGAGTACGGCTCGGCCTACCAGGTAAACATTAAAATATTCAACGAACTGCAGCACACCATCACGGGCTGGCCGGGTGGCAAGCCCAATGCCGATGACACGCACCGTCCTGAACGGGCCAAACCCTTCCCCAAGCGTGTGGTTATTTTCTCGCCCCATCCTGATGACGATGTGATTTCGATGGGCGGTACGTTTATCCGGCTGGTTGATCAGGGGCATGAGGTGCACGTAGCTTACCAGACATCGGGCAATATTGCCGTGTTCGATGATGATGTGATCCGCTTTGCAGATTTTGTAAACGATTTCAGTGAATCATTTAAACTGAACAAATCGGCCAGCGAAAAACTGCTGAAACAGATAACCGCAACCTTAAAGAAAAAGAAACCCGCACAGGTTGACAGCCCGGAAGTAATGCAAATCAAAGGACTCATCCGCAGGGGTGAAGCCAAAGCCGCATGTCGATATGTGGGCATTCCTGAAAGCAACATCCACTTTCTGGACATGCCGTTTTATGAAACCGGTAAGGTAAAGAAGAAGCCACTGGGCGAAGAAGACATCAGCATTATTGTGGACTTACTGGAAAAAATAAAACCACACCAGATTTATGCGGCAGGCGATCTCTCCGATCCGCACGGCACCCACCGCGTTTGCTTAGCGGCTATTTATAGAGCCATTGAACGATTAAAGAAAAAAACCTGGATGAAGCAGTGCTATGTGTGGCTGTACCGGGGCGCCTGGCAGGAGTGGGATATTGACCAGATTGAAATGGCCGTACCGCTGAGCCCCGATGAATTGTTGCGCAAACGCAAAGCCATTTTCAAACATCAATCGCAAAAAGACAGCGCCTTGTTTCCGGGTACGGACCAGCGCGAGTTTTGGGTGCGTGCTGAAGACCGGAATCATGCCACGGCTGCCGCCTACAACAAACTTGGCCTTGCCGACTACGAAGCAATGGAGGCGTTCGTCCGTTATAAGTTTTAA
- the murQ gene encoding N-acetylmuramic acid 6-phosphate etherase, with product MPRKNTSITESSSYYDRLERMSIRELLKNINKEDKTVPLAIERVIPKIEKLVVVIVRKMKAGGRLFYIGAGTSGRLGIVDASEIPPTYGMPHGRVIGLIAGGDKAIRKAVEHAEDDPRQAWKDLKKYSINKKDVLIGIAASGRTPYVVGGLRDAKKNKITTACITCNPKSEVARFADYPIEVIVGPEFVTGSTRMKAGTAQKLVLNMISTTAMVKLGRVKGNKMVDMQLTNNKLIGRGIKMIMEELGIDETKASVLLNKFGSVRKAIQAATR from the coding sequence ATGCCCCGCAAGAATACGAGTATTACGGAATCGTCTTCCTACTACGACCGGCTCGAGCGGATGAGCATCCGGGAATTACTGAAAAATATAAATAAAGAAGATAAAACTGTTCCGCTGGCCATTGAAAGGGTCATTCCGAAAATTGAAAAACTGGTTGTCGTTATTGTACGGAAGATGAAAGCAGGCGGGCGGTTGTTTTATATCGGTGCGGGCACGAGCGGCCGGCTGGGTATTGTGGATGCGAGTGAGATACCGCCCACCTACGGCATGCCGCACGGCCGTGTAATCGGGTTGATTGCCGGTGGCGATAAAGCCATCCGCAAAGCCGTAGAACATGCCGAAGATGATCCGAGGCAAGCCTGGAAGGATTTGAAGAAGTACAGCATCAATAAAAAAGATGTGCTTATCGGCATTGCCGCTTCGGGCCGCACGCCTTATGTGGTGGGCGGGCTACGCGATGCAAAAAAAAACAAAATCACAACTGCCTGTATTACCTGCAACCCGAAAAGCGAGGTGGCCCGCTTTGCCGATTACCCGATTGAGGTGATCGTTGGGCCTGAGTTTGTTACGGGCAGTACCCGCATGAAGGCCGGCACCGCACAAAAGCTGGTGCTCAATATGATCAGCACAACCGCAATGGTCAAACTGGGCCGGGTAAAAGGCAACAAAATGGTTGACATGCAACTCACCAACAACAAGCTGATTGGCCGCGGTATAAAGATGATTATGGAAGAGTTGGGGATTGATGAGACTAAAGCTTCAGTATTATTAAATAAATTTGGTTCCGTTCGAAAAGCCATTCAGGCTGCAACGCGCTAG
- a CDS encoding N-acetylglucosamine kinase yields the protein MILIADSGASKTDWRIIGTNGTIEQAQSIGYNPYYQPIDQFETEIREVVLPQIKHTINEIYYYGTGCSSDRNRQLIRNVLQRYFANAYIEIWHDLEAAARALCGREEGIACILGTGANSCYYDGKKIVENVTSLGYVLGDEGSGAWMGKRILGDYLRKDLPAKLWDQFKKRFPMDRDEILNRVYSQDMPSRFLGSFSHFIFQHIKEPYCYKLVYDGFSEFFDKNVLKYDRAPELKVHFVGSVAFYFSDVLRQAATDKGITVKNILESPIAGLTLYHQTKVTS from the coding sequence ATGATTCTGATAGCTGACAGCGGAGCCTCAAAAACCGATTGGCGCATCATCGGCACCAACGGTACCATTGAACAGGCGCAGTCCATCGGGTATAACCCGTATTACCAGCCCATCGACCAGTTTGAAACCGAAATACGCGAGGTAGTGCTGCCGCAGATTAAACACACCATTAACGAGATCTATTATTATGGCACAGGGTGCTCGTCTGACCGGAACCGGCAACTGATCCGCAACGTGCTGCAACGGTATTTTGCCAATGCGTACATCGAAATCTGGCACGACCTGGAAGCGGCTGCCCGCGCCCTGTGCGGACGCGAAGAAGGCATAGCCTGCATTCTTGGTACGGGTGCCAACTCGTGCTACTACGATGGAAAAAAAATTGTAGAGAACGTAACCTCGCTTGGGTATGTGCTGGGCGATGAGGGTTCGGGCGCCTGGATGGGGAAACGCATTCTGGGCGATTACCTGCGAAAAGATTTGCCCGCTAAACTCTGGGACCAGTTCAAAAAACGCTTTCCGATGGACCGCGATGAGATTCTCAACCGGGTGTACAGCCAGGATATGCCCAGCCGGTTTCTGGGTAGTTTTTCCCACTTTATCTTTCAACATATTAAAGAGCCCTATTGCTACAAACTGGTGTATGATGGTTTCAGCGAATTCTTTGATAAAAACGTACTGAAATATGATCGTGCCCCGGAATTAAAAGTTCATTTTGTGGGCTCGGTGGCTTTTTACTTCAGCGATGTGCTGCGCCAGGCAGCAACCGATAAAGGAATTACCGTAAAAAATATTCTGGAAAGTCCGATTGCCGGGTTAACGTTGTACCATCAAACCAAAGTTACCAGCTGA
- a CDS encoding transposase — protein sequence MIPLQLYHIFNRGNNRQPIFFKEKNYFFFLAKAKSCFLKHGDFVAYCLMPDHFHFLFYTSENFRPDYFTNDFRVMLSSYTRAINIQEGRVGSLFQQHSKFKLVDEPAYGTACFHYIHQNPIRAGLVDKMEKWDYSSFNDYYFKRNGLVNSSLAYQLLDIPDNPEQFYSLSYTVKIFDESSYDFKS from the coding sequence ATGATTCCGTTGCAGTTATATCATATCTTTAACAGGGGCAATAACAGGCAGCCGATTTTCTTTAAAGAGAAGAACTATTTCTTCTTCCTCGCTAAAGCAAAATCCTGTTTTTTGAAACATGGTGATTTTGTGGCCTATTGCCTGATGCCAGATCATTTTCATTTCCTTTTCTATACAAGTGAGAATTTTAGACCCGATTATTTTACGAATGATTTTAGAGTTATGCTGAGTTCATATACTCGCGCTATAAACATACAGGAGGGCCGGGTGGGCAGTTTGTTTCAACAACACAGTAAATTTAAGTTGGTGGATGAACCTGCCTATGGTACAGCTTGCTTTCATTACATACACCAGAATCCGATTAGAGCAGGGTTGGTCGATAAAATGGAGAAATGGGATTATTCTTCATTTAACGACTATTACTTCAAGCGTAACGGGTTGGTGAACTCCAGTCTCGCATATCAGTTACTTGATATTCCGGATAATCCTGAGCAATTTTATTCATTGAGTTATACAGTTAAAATTTTTGATGAGTCGTCCTACGACTTCAAGTCGTAG
- a CDS encoding cytochrome b5 produces MEHSYPAYTRAQLALRNGQDKPEVWVAYKGLIYEVTHSRLWKTGKHYEHWAGQDLTDELKDAPHTEKVFDKFRVIGRLESSCDYNS; encoded by the coding sequence ATGGAGCACTCCTATCCAGCGTACACCAGGGCGCAACTCGCGCTCCGCAACGGCCAGGATAAACCCGAAGTGTGGGTTGCCTACAAGGGATTGATCTATGAGGTTACTCACTCACGCCTCTGGAAAACGGGTAAGCACTACGAACATTGGGCGGGGCAGGACCTGACGGACGAGCTGAAAGATGCACCGCATACGGAGAAAGTGTTTGATAAGTTTAGGGTTATTGGAAGATTAGAGTCGTCCTGCGACTATAACTCGTAA
- a CDS encoding RDD family protein: protein MQTVSVRTTQNVIIQYPAASLGDRIFAYLIDLAIIIAYFILLAFILSSAGNVSGILIIALFAIPVFLYHVLFEIFMDGQSPGKKQMGIKVVRLDGTPPTIGNYIIRWLIRIVEVDFMSGAIAMLTIAINGKGQRLGDIAAGTAVVKLVKQREVTARDVFTLAEETYVPVFHQVTQLKDQDIELIQQALELNRTTGNDRPVLAVTEKIKSLLGIQTDMPPVKFLYTIVKDYGHITSR from the coding sequence ATGCAAACCGTTTCTGTACGAACAACCCAGAATGTAATTATCCAATACCCGGCTGCCAGCCTGGGCGACCGCATTTTTGCGTACTTGATTGACTTGGCTATTATTATTGCCTACTTCATATTGCTTGCATTTATTTTAAGTTCGGCAGGTAATGTATCAGGCATCTTAATTATTGCGCTGTTTGCAATCCCTGTTTTTCTCTATCATGTGTTGTTCGAAATTTTTATGGACGGTCAGAGTCCGGGTAAAAAACAAATGGGCATTAAAGTGGTGCGGCTGGACGGCACACCGCCCACCATCGGCAACTACATCATCCGGTGGCTGATCCGCATTGTTGAAGTTGACTTTATGTCGGGGGCCATAGCCATGCTCACCATTGCCATCAACGGTAAAGGTCAGCGGTTGGGTGATATAGCCGCAGGCACAGCCGTAGTTAAACTGGTAAAGCAACGCGAAGTAACAGCCCGTGACGTGTTTACCCTGGCCGAAGAAACCTATGTGCCTGTTTTTCACCAGGTAACACAGTTGAAGGATCAGGATATCGAACTTATCCAACAGGCGCTGGAATTAAACCGTACCACGGGCAATGATCGCCCGGTGTTGGCGGTAACCGAAAAAATAAAATCGCTGCTCGGTATTCAAACCGATATGCCGCCCGTGAAATTTCTGTACACCATTGTGAAAGACTACGGCCATATTACTTCGCGGTGA
- a CDS encoding membrane dipeptidase encodes MQITKQIAVGLLLVLAACGTREKVDYTRLSDEQLAKVADSLAHAFIITDGHVDLPYRLKVSKFRLEREYLGIPISTTEGDFDYERAKKGGLDAPFMSIYIPSSYQLQPDMGKALADSLIDMVRGIAVAHPDKFGLANTPAEADANFKAGKISLPMGMENGAPIGNDIANVKYFFDRGIRYITLTHGKDNQICDSSYDTLNTWRGLSPFGEQVVKEMNRVGIMVDISHVSDSTFYDVLKITKAPVIASHSSLRYFTPGWQRNMADDMIKELKQNGGVIQINFGSTFLDSAVAKQNDENRKKLMALLKEKNLSWRDTAAKPVIEEFRKKNPSLYADVKTVANHIDRVVQLAGIDHVGLGSDYDGVGDSLPTGLKDVSQYPNLIAELLRRGYSPDDIAKICYQNVWRVWNKVIEVSGQK; translated from the coding sequence ATGCAAATTACAAAACAAATCGCGGTGGGCCTGCTGCTGGTACTGGCCGCCTGCGGTACCCGCGAAAAAGTTGACTACACCAGGCTATCGGATGAACAACTGGCAAAAGTTGCCGACTCGCTGGCTCATGCATTTATCATTACCGATGGGCATGTTGACCTGCCCTATCGGTTAAAAGTTTCCAAGTTCAGGCTGGAGCGCGAATATCTGGGCATTCCCATCAGCACCACCGAAGGCGATTTTGATTACGAGCGCGCCAAAAAAGGCGGGCTCGATGCGCCCTTTATGTCAATTTATATACCGTCAAGCTACCAACTTCAGCCCGATATGGGCAAAGCGCTGGCCGATTCGCTGATTGACATGGTGCGGGGCATTGCCGTAGCGCACCCCGATAAATTTGGTCTGGCCAATACACCCGCTGAGGCCGATGCCAATTTTAAAGCAGGTAAGATTTCACTGCCAATGGGCATGGAAAATGGCGCACCCATCGGTAACGACATTGCCAACGTAAAATATTTCTTCGACCGGGGCATTCGTTACATCACCCTCACGCATGGTAAAGACAACCAGATTTGCGACTCCTCTTACGACACGCTAAATACCTGGAGAGGCCTCAGCCCGTTTGGCGAACAGGTAGTGAAAGAAATGAACCGGGTAGGCATTATGGTGGATATCTCTCATGTATCCGACAGCACCTTTTACGATGTACTGAAAATTACCAAGGCACCGGTAATCGCCTCACACTCATCGTTGCGCTACTTTACACCCGGCTGGCAGCGCAACATGGCCGATGACATGATAAAGGAACTGAAACAAAATGGCGGGGTTATCCAGATAAATTTCGGCTCAACCTTTCTGGATTCGGCCGTGGCCAAACAAAACGATGAAAACCGAAAAAAGTTAATGGCGTTACTAAAGGAAAAAAACTTATCATGGCGTGACACCGCAGCCAAACCGGTGATCGAAGAATTCCGCAAGAAAAACCCTTCGCTCTATGCCGATGTAAAAACGGTGGCCAATCATATTGATCGCGTGGTTCAGCTGGCCGGCATTGACCACGTGGGCCTTGGCTCGGATTACGATGGCGTGGGCGACAGCCTGCCTACCGGGTTGAAAGATGTATCGCAATACCCCAACCTGATTGCTGAATTATTGCGCAGAGGTTACTCGCCCGATGACATTGCAAAAATCTGCTACCAAAATGTGTGGCGGGTGTGGAATAAGGTGATTGAAGTTTCCGGTCAGAAATAG
- a CDS encoding stage II sporulation protein M gives MREAAFVKRNQERWQVIEQTLQAQRPHPDRLAEVFIQLTDDLSFARTQYPNSRVTQYLNSLASKIHLEIYKNKKEDRSRFITFWKYEVPLLLYQSRRHMLYAFIIFMLAILIGAVSAIYDETFVRLILGDAYVNMTIENIKNGNPMAVYGSMEQADMFFAITYNNIRVSMVAFVAGLFFSIGTGFILFQNGIMVGAFLSFFYKEGLLAHSLSVIMLHGTIELSSIVIAGAAGFVMGNSFLFPGTYPRLYSFKEGVKRGVKIVMGLIPLFILAGFIESYITRYTFMPVSLKTLIIGLSAWLILYYFVVYPSNLARHANLRTD, from the coding sequence ATGCGCGAAGCTGCCTTTGTAAAACGGAACCAGGAACGCTGGCAGGTAATTGAGCAAACCCTGCAGGCCCAGCGGCCTCACCCCGACCGGCTGGCTGAGGTTTTTATTCAGCTTACCGATGACCTTTCGTTTGCGCGTACGCAGTACCCCAACAGCCGGGTAACGCAATACCTCAATTCGCTGGCTTCCAAAATCCATCTGGAGATTTATAAAAACAAAAAAGAAGACCGCAGCCGGTTCATCACCTTTTGGAAGTACGAAGTGCCCCTGCTGCTCTACCAGTCGCGCAGGCACATGCTCTATGCGTTCATCATCTTCATGCTGGCCATACTTATCGGGGCGGTTTCGGCCATCTATGACGAAACATTTGTACGGCTTATTCTTGGCGATGCCTACGTAAACATGACTATCGAAAACATAAAAAACGGCAACCCGATGGCCGTGTACGGCAGCATGGAACAAGCAGACATGTTTTTTGCCATCACCTACAACAACATCCGGGTTTCGATGGTAGCGTTCGTGGCAGGCTTGTTTTTTTCCATCGGCACGGGATTTATTCTGTTTCAGAACGGCATCATGGTGGGCGCATTCCTCTCCTTCTTTTACAAAGAAGGGTTGCTGGCCCATTCCCTTTCGGTAATCATGCTGCACGGCACCATCGAATTATCGTCAATTGTAATTGCCGGTGCCGCTGGTTTTGTTATGGGCAACAGTTTTCTGTTTCCCGGAACCTATCCGCGCCTGTATTCCTTTAAAGAGGGTGTTAAACGCGGGGTAAAAATTGTTATGGGGCTTATCCCCTTGTTTATCCTGGCCGGGTTTATTGAGTCGTATATCACACGTTACACGTTTATGCCGGTTTCGTTAAAGACTCTAATTATCGGGTTGTCGGCTTGGCTGATTCTGTATTACTTTGTTGTTTATCCAAGCAACCTGGCCCGCCATGCAAACCTTCGTACCGATTGA
- a CDS encoding DUF4129 domain-containing protein, giving the protein MNSISIFILLFCISFVTLAAEGTTLPLTDSSAIELRSFDQSTLEKLKSNPELSYTQAPAVMSLWERFKIWLNRLIESLLQAAASADWVSVLIVALALIAIIYVAMRLMKVDPFTLFYKTQTPLKAGVIEEDIHSLDFEKLIREALQQEQYRQAIRLVFLQALKLLADHHRIHWQPGKTNHDYLDELTDARLRTGFNELNFYFEYAWYGNFAINSHLFDRVKTIYENWKTTV; this is encoded by the coding sequence ATGAACAGTATTAGCATTTTTATTTTACTGTTTTGTATTTCGTTTGTAACACTTGCAGCGGAAGGAACCACGTTGCCGCTAACCGATAGCAGCGCCATTGAGCTGCGCAGTTTTGACCAGTCAACACTTGAGAAACTAAAGAGTAATCCGGAGCTAAGCTACACCCAGGCCCCGGCCGTGATGAGCCTGTGGGAACGGTTCAAAATCTGGCTGAACCGCCTCATCGAGTCGCTGCTTCAGGCAGCAGCCTCTGCCGACTGGGTTTCCGTGCTCATTGTCGCACTGGCACTTATCGCAATCATTTATGTGGCCATGCGGCTGATGAAGGTTGATCCATTTACACTATTTTACAAAACACAAACACCCCTAAAAGCCGGAGTAATTGAGGAAGATATTCACAGCCTGGATTTCGAAAAACTCATCCGCGAAGCGCTGCAACAGGAGCAGTACAGGCAAGCCATCCGGCTGGTGTTTCTGCAAGCCTTAAAACTGCTTGCCGATCACCACCGCATCCACTGGCAACCCGGCAAAACCAACCACGATTACCTTGACGAACTAACCGATGCCCGGTTGCGCACCGGCTTCAACGAACTGAACTTTTACTTTGAGTACGCCTGGTACGGCAATTTTGCGATTAATTCGCACCTGTTTGACCGGGTAAAAACTATTTACGAAAACTGGAAAACCACCGTGTAG